From Rhododendron vialii isolate Sample 1 chromosome 10a, ASM3025357v1, the proteins below share one genomic window:
- the LOC131304744 gene encoding AAA-ATPase At3g28580-like isoform X2 — translation MVNPLPFMGHQGQGSPGHEGMSQMGLGMAIAASMVVLTMFQQFLFSHFGGYLERCLRKLVSSMDPYVQIRFTEDSTDGGGPKNYEAYAAIETYLSSKCSAQAPRLKANSVRDINAPVLCVDDGEGVSDEFNGVTVWWHLGREKDQGDIYRGSRRNRYYALTFRKKNREIVVGEYVRHVMEEGKAVAASHRQLKLYSNSSSEHGAYWNYIMDFDHPAKFETLAMEKEKKEEIIDDLIRFSTGREYYKRIGKPWKRGYLLYGPPGTGKSTMIAAMANLLSYDVYDLELTAVLSNAALKRLLNRIPCNSILVIEDIDCSSKITNQREMTNQDEEKTVKILEKVTLSGLLNCIDGLFSANDGGRLMVFTTNNVEALDSALVRRGRMDKHIQMTYCGFEAFRILAKNYLRIEEHELFGRIEELLKESSVTPADVAETLIERRGKAEDCGREYYLNKLIRVLEENCETKKSINREMLEKKGKGELENGECK, via the exons atggtgaaCCCTCTGCCTTTCATGGGCCACCAGGGGCAGGGGTCTCCAGGCCATGAAGGGATGAGCCAAATGGGTCTGGGCATGGCAATCGCGGCCTCCATGGTGGTCCTAACCATGTTCCAGCAATTCCTCTTCAGCCACTTCGGCGGCTACCTCGAACGGTGCCTCCGGAAACTGGTCAGCTCCATGGACCCTTACGTCCAGATCAGGTTCACCGAGGATTCGACGGACGGCGGGGGCCCCAAGAACTACGAGGCCTACGCCGCCATCGAGACCTACCTGAGTTCCAAATGCTCGGCCCAGGCGCCGCGGCTGAAGGCCAACTCGGTCAGAGATATCAACGCTCCCGTGCTGTGCGTCGACGACGGCGAGGGGGTTTCCGATGAGTTTAACGGGGTTACGGTCTGGTGGCATCTGGGGAGGGAGAAAGACCAGGGTGATATTTACCGCGGCTCGAGGCGGAACAG GTACTATGCCCTTACCTTTCGGAAAAAGAACCGGGAAATTGTGGTCGGGGAATACGTGAGGCATGTGATGGAAGAAGGTAAGGCGGTGGCGGCAAGCCATCGGCAGCTGAAGCTTTACTCTAACAGTTCCAGCGAGCACGGAGCCTATTGGAATTACATAATGGATTTTGATCATCCGGCCAAATTCGAGACTCTGGCtatggagaaggagaagaaggaagaaatTATTGACGATTTGATCAGGTTTTCTACGGGGAGAGAGTACTATAAGAGGATCGGAAAGCCATGGAAGAGAGG gTACCTGCTTTACGGCCCTCCAGGCACTGGTAAATCCACCATGATCGCGGCAATGGCGAATTTACTGAGCTACGATGTTTACGACCTCGAATTAACAGCAGTTCTGAGCAACGCCGCTTTGAAACGCCTCTTAAACCGGATCCCTTGCAATTCTATCCTCGTGATCGAAGACATTGATTGCTCGAGCAAAATCACTAACCAGAGGGAGATGACTAATCAGGACGAAGAAAAAACAGTCAAGATACTGGAAAAGGTGACGCTATCCGGATTGTTAAATTGCATCGACGGGCTTTTCTCGGCGAACGACGGAGGGAGGCTGATGGTTTTCACGACGAACAACGTGGAGGCGCTTGATTCGGCGCTGGTTCGTAGGGGGAGAATGGACAAGCACATCCAGATGACCTACTGCGGATTCGAGGCGTTCAGGATTCTGGCGAAGAACTATTTGAGGATTGAGGAGCACGAGTTGTTTGGGAGGATTGAAGAGTTGTTGAAGGAGAGCAGCGTTACCCCGGCGGACGTGGCGGAGACGCTGATCGAGAGGAGGGGGAAAGCTGAAGATTGCGGCAGGGAGTACTACTTGAACAAATTGATCCGAGTGCTGGAGGAGAACTGCGAAACGAAGAAATCGATCAACCGAGAAATGTTGGAGAAGAAAGGGAAAGGGGAGTTGGAAAATGGGGAATGCAAGTGA
- the LOC131304744 gene encoding AAA-ATPase At3g28580-like isoform X1 — MVNPLPFMGHQGQGSPGHEGMSQMGLGMAIAASMVVLTMFQQFLFSHFGGYLERCLRKLVSSMDPYVQIRFTEDSTDGGGPKNYEAYAAIETYLSSKCSAQAPRLKANSVRDINAPVLCVDDGEGVSDEFNGVTVWWHLGREKDQGDIYRGSRRNRNRYYALTFRKKNREIVVGEYVRHVMEEGKAVAASHRQLKLYSNSSSEHGAYWNYIMDFDHPAKFETLAMEKEKKEEIIDDLIRFSTGREYYKRIGKPWKRGYLLYGPPGTGKSTMIAAMANLLSYDVYDLELTAVLSNAALKRLLNRIPCNSILVIEDIDCSSKITNQREMTNQDEEKTVKILEKVTLSGLLNCIDGLFSANDGGRLMVFTTNNVEALDSALVRRGRMDKHIQMTYCGFEAFRILAKNYLRIEEHELFGRIEELLKESSVTPADVAETLIERRGKAEDCGREYYLNKLIRVLEENCETKKSINREMLEKKGKGELENGECK; from the exons atggtgaaCCCTCTGCCTTTCATGGGCCACCAGGGGCAGGGGTCTCCAGGCCATGAAGGGATGAGCCAAATGGGTCTGGGCATGGCAATCGCGGCCTCCATGGTGGTCCTAACCATGTTCCAGCAATTCCTCTTCAGCCACTTCGGCGGCTACCTCGAACGGTGCCTCCGGAAACTGGTCAGCTCCATGGACCCTTACGTCCAGATCAGGTTCACCGAGGATTCGACGGACGGCGGGGGCCCCAAGAACTACGAGGCCTACGCCGCCATCGAGACCTACCTGAGTTCCAAATGCTCGGCCCAGGCGCCGCGGCTGAAGGCCAACTCGGTCAGAGATATCAACGCTCCCGTGCTGTGCGTCGACGACGGCGAGGGGGTTTCCGATGAGTTTAACGGGGTTACGGTCTGGTGGCATCTGGGGAGGGAGAAAGACCAGGGTGATATTTACCGCGGCTCGAGGCGGAACAG AAACAGGTACTATGCCCTTACCTTTCGGAAAAAGAACCGGGAAATTGTGGTCGGGGAATACGTGAGGCATGTGATGGAAGAAGGTAAGGCGGTGGCGGCAAGCCATCGGCAGCTGAAGCTTTACTCTAACAGTTCCAGCGAGCACGGAGCCTATTGGAATTACATAATGGATTTTGATCATCCGGCCAAATTCGAGACTCTGGCtatggagaaggagaagaaggaagaaatTATTGACGATTTGATCAGGTTTTCTACGGGGAGAGAGTACTATAAGAGGATCGGAAAGCCATGGAAGAGAGG gTACCTGCTTTACGGCCCTCCAGGCACTGGTAAATCCACCATGATCGCGGCAATGGCGAATTTACTGAGCTACGATGTTTACGACCTCGAATTAACAGCAGTTCTGAGCAACGCCGCTTTGAAACGCCTCTTAAACCGGATCCCTTGCAATTCTATCCTCGTGATCGAAGACATTGATTGCTCGAGCAAAATCACTAACCAGAGGGAGATGACTAATCAGGACGAAGAAAAAACAGTCAAGATACTGGAAAAGGTGACGCTATCCGGATTGTTAAATTGCATCGACGGGCTTTTCTCGGCGAACGACGGAGGGAGGCTGATGGTTTTCACGACGAACAACGTGGAGGCGCTTGATTCGGCGCTGGTTCGTAGGGGGAGAATGGACAAGCACATCCAGATGACCTACTGCGGATTCGAGGCGTTCAGGATTCTGGCGAAGAACTATTTGAGGATTGAGGAGCACGAGTTGTTTGGGAGGATTGAAGAGTTGTTGAAGGAGAGCAGCGTTACCCCGGCGGACGTGGCGGAGACGCTGATCGAGAGGAGGGGGAAAGCTGAAGATTGCGGCAGGGAGTACTACTTGAACAAATTGATCCGAGTGCTGGAGGAGAACTGCGAAACGAAGAAATCGATCAACCGAGAAATGTTGGAGAAGAAAGGGAAAGGGGAGTTGGAAAATGGGGAATGCAAGTGA